From the genome of Thiovibrio frasassiensis:
TGGCCGATGGCTTTCCTAAAAGCGTCACCATCCACCGGTTGGCCTGCACCGGCAAACTCGAGGTCTCCACCCTGCTCAAGGCCTTTGAAGATGGGGCGGACGGCGTCTATGTCGCCGGTTGCCCCGCAGACAAATGCCACAACCTCATGGGCAGTCAGCGGGCCGCCAAGCGGGTCGGGGCCATTAAAAAGGCCCTGGCCGAACTTGGGGTCGAACCGGAACGCATTGCAATGTATCACCTGGAGCGCGGCTTTCACCCTGATTTCGTCAAGGTTGCCCAGGAGATGGATGAACGGATTACGACCTTGGGCCCGAGCCCGTTTCAGGGAGGCACGAAATGATTATTGCCGAAAGAAAACCACTCAATGAAATCATGGACATGGTGAAGGACGCCAAACGCATCCTGGTTCTGGGCTGCCGCGGCTGCGTGACGATCTGTTCCGCCGGCGGGGAACGCGAGGTGGAGATCCTTGCCTCCCTGATCCGTCTGGGCAAGCAGAAGGCCGGTCAGGAGGTTACAACCATCGAGGCCACCCTGGTCCGCCAGTGCGACAAGGAATATATCGACTCCATCGACCAATGGGACGGCCAGTACGACGCCATCGTTTCCATGGCCTGCGGGGTGGGGGTCAACTTTATCGCCAATCTGCACCCCATGGCCAAGGTATATCCCGGGGTGAACACCTCTTCCTTCGGCGGCTCCGCCGAACAGGGGGTATGGAGCGAACAATGCGCCGGTTGCGGCAACTGCATCCTCCACCTCACCGGCGGCCTCTGCCCGGTGGCCCGCTGCGCCAAAAGCCTGATGAACGGCCCCTGCGGCGGTTCGGTGGACGGGCGCTGCGAAATCAACAAGGATGTGCCCTGCATCTGGCAGTCCATTCACGACAAAATGGTCCGCATCGACAATGCGGCCGGGCTTGCCGCCATCGCCCCGATCCGGGACTGGTCCACCTCCGGCCACGGCGGCCCGCGCAAAACCGTGCGCAACGACCTGACTGTCTGATCTTTTTTTTCGATTCACCAACACAAAAAAGGCGAAGCGCGACAAGCGCTTCGCCTTTTTTTATGGCCCCTTGTTCCACTCAAAAATAGCAATTTAAGACATAAACTACCCCTTTCCCCCAAGGCCATTTCTTGCAAGGGTATCAATTTCCCCCCGGACTCACGGCAGAACAGTACCCGGCCAAAGAATTTACCCCCAAACCACCACAGAAAAATTCGCTCGAATTTTTCTACCCTCCTCTGCCACAAGTAAACATCCCCCTAGCGCCGGAACAACGGACGCAAAAAAGCCCGCTTCCCCTTTCAGGGGGCGGGCTTTCTGTACTTCCCGGACAAAGCCGGTTACTCAATATGGTACCGAAGGCCGGACTCGAACCGGCATGGGTTGCCCCACAGACACCTCAAGCCTGCGTGTCTACCAATTCCACCACTTCGGCACAATTCTTATTTTCAAATCAAACAGCAACAAACTATTACTTACCCTGGGCCGGTACTTGCGGCGCAGCCCCGTCCGCGGCAGGCAAGGGAATCGGTGCATTGTGCGGTTCCGCCACCGGAGCAACAACCTCTTTCATAACCGAACCATCCCCGGTTCTGCTTGACATATACGCCAGGGAGATGGAGGTCACCATGAAGAAAACCGCCGCCCAGGTCGTAATCTTGTTCAACAGAGGCAACGGGCCTTCCGTTCCAAAAACGGTCTGACTGGAACCGCCAAATGCCGCGCCCATGTCGGCACCCTTGCCGTGCTGCAACAAAACAATCACGATGAGGAAGAGACAGATAAGGATATGAACAACGGTCAGTAAGGTGATCATGCTCTCGTAGTTACCATTATTACCGGAAGTGGATGATGCGTTCGAAGGAATCGGCCTTGAGCGATGCCCCGCCAACCAAGGCGCCGTCTATATCAGGCTGCCGCAACAGGGCATCCACATTCCCGGAATTGACGCTGCCACCATACAATATTCTCATTTGGCGGGCAATACTTTTCTCGTACATCTCAAACAGCAGATTTCGCACGAATTCATGGGCTTCCTGTGCCTGTTCCTCACTGGCGGTTTTCCCGGTACCGATCGCCCAAACCGGCTCATAGGCCAAGACCATCCCAGCAGGTTCAACCACGGAAATACCGGCAAGCCCACCCCGAACCTGCCGCTCCAGCACGGCCATGGTTTGGCCCGACTCCCGTTCGGCCAGGGTTTCGCCAAAACAGAGGACCGGGGT
Proteins encoded in this window:
- a CDS encoding hydrogenase iron-sulfur subunit, with product MPFTPNIQAFCCHYTSQQTLAEGPEGLLADGFPKSVTIHRLACTGKLEVSTLLKAFEDGADGVYVAGCPADKCHNLMGSQRAAKRVGAIKKALAELGVEPERIAMYHLERGFHPDFVKVAQEMDERITTLGPSPFQGGTK
- a CDS encoding methylenetetrahydrofolate reductase C-terminal domain-containing protein — translated: MIIAERKPLNEIMDMVKDAKRILVLGCRGCVTICSAGGEREVEILASLIRLGKQKAGQEVTTIEATLVRQCDKEYIDSIDQWDGQYDAIVSMACGVGVNFIANLHPMAKVYPGVNTSSFGGSAEQGVWSEQCAGCGNCILHLTGGLCPVARCAKSLMNGPCGGSVDGRCEINKDVPCIWQSIHDKMVRIDNAAGLAAIAPIRDWSTSGHGGPRKTVRNDLTV
- the secG gene encoding preprotein translocase subunit SecG — its product is MITLLTVVHILICLFLIVIVLLQHGKGADMGAAFGGSSQTVFGTEGPLPLLNKITTWAAVFFMVTSISLAYMSSRTGDGSVMKEVVAPVAEPHNAPIPLPAADGAAPQVPAQGK
- the tpiA gene encoding triose-phosphate isomerase is translated as MQRIPLIAGNWKMHTSLGEARALAGAVVSACEGLTDREVMIAPPFTALATVAEVVRGSQVRLAAQNVCWEEQGAFTGEIAPGMLRELECRMAIIGHSERRQIFGESDGLINRRVAGAMRFGITPVLCFGETLAERESGQTMAVLERQVRGGLAGISVVEPAGMVLAYEPVWAIGTGKTASEEQAQEAHEFVRNLLFEMYEKSIARQMRILYGGSVNSGNVDALLRQPDIDGALVGGASLKADSFERIIHFR